ATGGATCAATTACTGGTGATATTACAGGAACAATTACAGGATCGTCCAATTCTCCATTTCTCAGTACTGAAAGTTTAATCAATGTAGACAAAAGTACTCATCATACACATACAAAAACAGTAAATTCTGTTGTAAATGTTACACAAACAAATATCAACTCAATAATAAATGTAGTTAAAGAAAACTCTTCTAAATCTAAATCAAGCGTTAATGTCAAGAATCTTTATAACAGTTTAGTAGACAAAGGCCTCAAATCATTAGAAAATGGTCTATCAGGCTTTATTAATTCTGGCATATCCGGGGCTTTTTCTTCTATATCAGCCTCATTATTTGGCAGCAATACTACTGAAACAATAGATAAAGTTGAACTTCAAGCTAATCTTGAAATCGATTTAAATGGTGAAATTACTACTGAAGGCGTTGGAAAAATCAGCGTTAACTATAAAATGCCTAAAGATCTTGGTATTTTTCATGTTAACAAACAACCCGTGGTTGTTGGAGGAGAAAGAATGATATTGAACCCAGGTATTACCTACTCTGATCGAGATCCATACAACCCCTCTCATTACATTTACACTCAATACTTTCGTATAGATGACATACAATATACGATAAACCCCCATGTAAAAGACAAAGCTACTGTCAATGTATCTTACGAACTTTTATACAATAAGAAAAATGTAAATTTAGATCTTTATCCAAATCAACAAGATGGTTTTTCTCAATTCATATGGGGCAATATGACTTCAGGATTTAATGGAGCTAAGCCAGCTGCATTAGATACTCATAGAGAAATATGGAAGACTAACTATATCGCATTTAATAATTTCTATATTACCCCTCAAGAGTTTGAAAAAGCCTACCGAGAGTATAGTACTAGTAATAAAAACTTTATAATAGGCGAGCCTGTAAATAATTTATCCGTTGCAGTTAAAGTTGAAGTTATTCCTAACGATGGCTCTAAAACATATATGATACAAAAAGTTTTCAAGCCATTAGTAAAAGAGAACAACACGTACAACCCATTCCCGCGTGAGTTTGACGAAATATTCGACAAATACGGCAATAATCCTAAAGGTGGAAAAAATCCAAGATAGTTTGTAATTGTATTATAGAGATTGCCTGTTCAATAGGCAGTCTCTTGCTCCAAAAACCCACATAGTACAATCTAAAATTAACATTACCCCTCTATCTCTATTTTATCAACACAAGCCTTCAGCGATAAATACTGGCTCGCCATATGCTCCTTGTTTTCGTTGAATAGATAGTTTGACAATTTCAGTGTTAACTTTTTCAATATTTATCTTCTTTTCAATTACTGGGAATAAACTTTCTGAATATAACAGTCCATAGTTGTTTTCCGCGGCGATCGATATCATTCGCACCAATGTTTCAAACTGACTTTTATATTGACTATCACCTTTTAATGTTAATACTCCTTTAGCTAGATCCCTAACCTCCGTTTCTGATATCCATCCTCTTATGCCTATTCCGCCTTGATTCCAAATCAAAGCCCCTAAATCTAATTTATCCAGGACTCTCATAAGTTTTGAATCTTCAACTTCAACAATGGAATCAATGGAATATGATCTTCCTAAATTTGCATAATACAACACACAGTTTCTTACCAAAACTCTCTCAAATAAAACAATTAAATCTTCAAAACACCATCCTTGATTATTTTCCACAAGAGTTTCTTGTTCTCCTACCATTATTTGCGAAGAAATCTCAAAAAAATGTTCTTCATGCTTTTTAAATACATCTTGCAAATTAAGGGATTCAGGCCAGCTCATTTCTAATAGCTTATTGCAATAAGCATCATTGTAATACTTGATTTCGTCTTTTATAAGCGGATGTCTGCTTCCTTCTATAAATGCGGGAATAATTTCATTGCTAAACTTTTGAAAATCAATTATAAGCAATTCCGGAAATGCACTCATATCTATTTATTTGCGACCTCATCCTTCAATTCATTGTACTTACGAGCAAATGTCACCCATTGTATGCTTTGAGTCCATTTATATGCGAAATAAGTCAATTCGGTTTGAGCTTTTTCAAAATTGCTTTTATTGTTCAAAAAATCCAAAATACTGGCAAACAACGAATTTTCCTCAAAAAAGTCAGGTTCACAAGCTTCACGATTTAAATAACTATGAAGAACGGGAAACACTTCATATTTATTAATGCTCTCTATCTCCTCAAAGGAAAAAGGGCTTTTGATCATTGCCTCAACCAATTCCTTATAATTTATTTCTTCTCGCTTATTAT
The Aureibacter tunicatorum DNA segment above includes these coding regions:
- a CDS encoding DUF7079 family protein codes for the protein MENIDIEERKPIWILLSKLYLYNKREEINYKELVEAMIKSPFSFEEIESINKYEVFPVLHSYLNREACEPDFFEENSLFASILDFLNNKSNFEKAQTELTYFAYKWTQSIQWVTFARKYNELKDEVANK